The Miscanthus floridulus cultivar M001 chromosome 7, ASM1932011v1, whole genome shotgun sequence genome includes a region encoding these proteins:
- the LOC136465429 gene encoding uncharacterized protein: MFTLTAEPLDVEHWLRILEQKFQLLNVMDEQKVCFAAQQLLGSTSTWQDTFNAMQPMDHHVTWQEFTTAFRQFYISIGLLNRKLSEFLELKQENKTVMEYVNKFNHLAQYAGTHVDTDDKKMDHFNRGLSCILQEKLYTGGYQTFGALMNAVIAMEGLQRDSQAEWKCKRVIIGSSSHP, translated from the coding sequence atgttcacgctgactgctgagcctctggacgtggagcattggcttcgtattctagagcagaagtttcagctgctcaatGTGATGGATGAGCAGAAGGTGTGCTTTGCCGCACAACAACTTTTGGGATCTACCAGTACTTGGCaggacactttcaatgccatgcagcctatggaccaccatgtgacttggcaggagtttaccactgctttccgtCAATTCTATATTTCTATTGGTTTGCTAAACAGGAAGCTGTCTGAGTTTCTAGAGCTAAAGCAAGAAAACAAGACtgtgatggaatatgtgaacaagttcaaccaccttgcacagtatgctgggactcatgtggatactgatgataagaagatggaccatttcaatCGCGGTCTttcttgcatcttgcaagagaagtTGTATACCgggggctatcagacctttggtgctttgatgaatgctgtcattgctatggagggactccagcgtgactctcaggctgagtggaaaTGTAAGAGGGTGATcattgggtcttctagtcacccatag